A stretch of Mesorhizobium sp. M2A.F.Ca.ET.046.03.2.1 DNA encodes these proteins:
- a CDS encoding DUF982 domain-containing protein, translated as MREALVFLNQWPKARRGPVFSCAVRSSNAAIAGQMTPEQARQALWDLPGLPACWPNLISSLVATDLKLQEDHRR; from the coding sequence GTGCGCGAAGCGCTCGTATTCCTGAATCAGTGGCCAAAAGCGCGTCGGGGACCGGTATTCAGTTGCGCGGTGAGAAGCAGCAACGCAGCGATCGCCGGACAGATGACACCCGAGCAGGCGCGGCAAGCATTGTGGGATTTGCCAGGATTGCCGGCGTGCTGGCCAAATCTGATTTCGTCGTTGGTGGCGACTGATTTAAAGCTGCAGGAAGATCACCGCCGGTAA
- a CDS encoding hydroxymethylpyrimidine/phosphomethylpyrimidine kinase: MALRREPHVLVVGGSDSSGGAGIARDIETISAIGVRTCLAVTALTVQTHDAVIEIYYSPPSLVANQMCAALQANDVATIKIGMLATAKIIVAVAAVLRKFPHVPAVLDPVLASTSGRALLQAGAIAAMKRDLMPLCCIVTPNLPELALLSGSELAVDEDGALQQGKRLLAAGPQALLIKGGHASGTRSTDILLRSGHEPIRFDAPRLATSMRGTGCMLASAIAAHLAKPKPLEDSVREGKLFVLERLQKCRLNNHSVLRPAKQTHFPEFFP, encoded by the coding sequence ATGGCGCTGAGGCGAGAACCACATGTGCTTGTCGTCGGTGGATCGGACTCCAGTGGCGGTGCTGGAATTGCACGCGATATCGAGACGATCTCTGCCATTGGCGTGCGCACCTGTCTCGCCGTCACAGCGCTAACGGTGCAAACGCATGACGCCGTGATCGAAATCTATTATTCGCCACCTAGCCTGGTGGCCAATCAGATGTGCGCCGCGCTGCAGGCCAACGACGTGGCCACAATCAAGATCGGCATGCTGGCGACTGCCAAGATCATTGTTGCCGTTGCCGCAGTGCTGCGCAAATTTCCGCATGTCCCCGCAGTACTCGACCCTGTGCTGGCCTCCACCTCAGGCCGCGCACTTCTGCAAGCAGGCGCTATCGCTGCCATGAAGCGCGATCTTATGCCGCTTTGCTGCATTGTCACGCCCAACCTCCCTGAACTGGCGCTCCTTAGTGGCTCCGAACTGGCAGTGGATGAGGACGGAGCGCTCCAACAAGGAAAAAGACTGCTGGCCGCCGGCCCTCAAGCCCTGCTGATCAAGGGTGGGCATGCGTCGGGAACCCGGTCGACCGATATTCTGTTACGCTCCGGGCACGAACCCATCCGCTTCGATGCACCGCGCCTTGCCACATCGATGCGCGGGACAGGTTGCATGCTGGCCAGCGCGATTGCGGCGCATCTGGCGAAGCCGAAGCCGCTCGAAGACAGCGTGCGCGAAGGCAAGCTGTTTGTCTTGGAGAGGCTTCAGAAATGCCGGCTGAATAACCACAGCGTTCTGCGTCCAGCCAAGCAGACCCATTTTCCAGAATTTTTCCCGTAG
- a CDS encoding thiamine phosphate synthase: MKLDPFYLIVDSAAWIERLVPLGVRLLQLRIKTVDEAGLRAEIRTAKALCARYQCQLIVNDHWRLAIEEGCDFIHLGQEDLQTADLLAIRAAGVRLGLSTHDHQELETAMAAEPDYIALGPIYPTILKKMKWAPQGVERISEWKRQVAPFQLVAIGGLNPERLDGVFAAGADSAAVVTDITLNDDPEARTREWIEKTDQWR, translated from the coding sequence ATGAAGCTCGATCCCTTTTATCTGATCGTCGACAGCGCTGCCTGGATCGAACGGCTGGTCCCACTCGGAGTCCGGCTTCTGCAACTGCGCATCAAGACCGTGGATGAGGCTGGGTTGCGCGCGGAGATCCGCACCGCGAAGGCCTTGTGTGCTCGATACCAGTGCCAACTCATCGTCAACGACCACTGGCGCCTGGCAATCGAGGAAGGCTGCGACTTCATACATCTCGGCCAGGAGGATTTGCAGACCGCTGACCTCTTGGCGATACGGGCAGCCGGCGTAAGGCTCGGACTGAGCACACATGATCATCAGGAGCTGGAAACGGCGATGGCCGCCGAGCCTGACTACATAGCGCTTGGACCCATCTATCCGACCATCCTGAAGAAGATGAAATGGGCGCCGCAAGGGGTCGAACGGATCAGCGAATGGAAGCGCCAGGTCGCGCCGTTTCAATTGGTCGCCATTGGTGGCCTCAACCCTGAGCGGCTCGACGGTGTCTTTGCGGCTGGCGCGGACAGCGCGGCGGTGGTGACCGACATCACGCTCAACGACGACCCCGAGGCGCGCACGCGAGAATGGATCGAAAAGACGGACCAATGGCGCTGA
- a CDS encoding thiazole synthase: MLELYGTELSSRLLLGTAQYPSPAILADAVKASGTSVVTVSLRREMAGGRAGEQFWSLIRSLGARILPNTAGCLSVKEAVTTAKMAREVFGTNWIKLEVIGNHDTLQPDVFGLVEAARILCEDGFAVFPYTTDDLVVAERLLETGCKVLMPWCAPIGSALGPVNMTALRSMRGYFPGVPLIVDAGLGRPSHAATVMELGFDAVLLNTAVAKAAYPVGMARAFGKAVDAGREAFSSGMLEPRDVAVPSTPMVGRAVFS, translated from the coding sequence ATGTTGGAGCTTTATGGAACCGAGCTTTCGTCGCGCCTGCTTCTCGGCACCGCTCAATATCCTTCGCCGGCCATCCTTGCCGATGCAGTCAAGGCGTCGGGCACGTCGGTGGTGACCGTCTCGTTGCGGCGTGAGATGGCGGGCGGTAGAGCCGGCGAACAATTCTGGTCGTTGATCCGCTCGCTGGGCGCCAGAATCCTGCCCAATACCGCCGGCTGCCTCTCCGTCAAGGAAGCCGTCACCACCGCGAAAATGGCGCGCGAGGTCTTCGGCACCAACTGGATCAAGCTCGAAGTGATCGGCAATCACGACACGCTACAGCCGGATGTGTTCGGTCTGGTTGAAGCCGCCCGCATCCTGTGCGAGGACGGCTTTGCGGTATTCCCCTATACCACCGACGATCTCGTTGTCGCCGAGCGGCTGCTGGAAACGGGCTGCAAGGTCCTGATGCCGTGGTGCGCACCGATCGGTTCCGCCTTGGGACCGGTCAACATGACGGCGCTGCGCTCGATGCGCGGATATTTCCCTGGCGTCCCGCTGATTGTGGATGCGGGGCTCGGACGGCCGTCGCACGCGGCCACCGTCATGGAACTCGGCTTTGACGCCGTGCTCCTGAACACAGCGGTCGCCAAGGCGGCATATCCGGTCGGCATGGCGCGTGCTTTCGGTAAGGCGGTCGACGCCGGTCGTGAGGCGTTCAGTTCGGGAATGCTCGAACCGCGCGACGTCGCCGTGCCATCGACACCGATGGTCGGCAGGGCCGTTTTTTCATGA
- the thiS gene encoding sulfur carrier protein ThiS, with protein MKLMVNGEAREIAATTLAELLAALDYEGDWLATAVNGDLVHKANRTEFQLSDGDRIEILSPMQGG; from the coding sequence ATGAAACTGATGGTCAACGGCGAGGCGCGTGAGATTGCCGCCACCACGCTGGCCGAGTTGCTTGCCGCGCTCGACTATGAGGGCGATTGGCTCGCCACCGCCGTCAACGGCGACCTCGTGCACAAAGCCAACCGCACGGAGTTCCAGTTGAGCGACGGCGACCGGATCGAAATCCTCTCGCCCATGCAGGGCGGCTAG
- the thiO gene encoding glycine oxidase ThiO, with protein MRVLVKGAGVAGLTVAFELAARGATVTVAEMRHGLGGNASWFAGGMLAPWCERESAEQPVLDLGRDAADWWDAVLSGQVTRAGTLVVAAPRDAGELDRFASRTSGHRRVDENEIALLEPDLAGRFRRGLLFPNEAHLDPRQAMAALHDNLATMGVKFHFGCDARPVSGFARQIDCMGMAAADDRLRGVRGEMLILRTPDVSLSRPVRLLHPRFPLYAVPRTDHRFMIGATMIESQSAGPVTARSMMELLGAAHALHPAFGEAEIVETGVGVRPAFPDNLPRVETDGEIIAINGLYRHGFLLAPAMARQAAGLVFSQDRTKEHAHETDGQRRGA; from the coding sequence ATGAGGGTGCTCGTCAAAGGGGCCGGCGTTGCCGGCCTCACCGTCGCTTTCGAACTCGCCGCCCGCGGCGCGACGGTCACAGTCGCCGAGATGCGGCATGGCCTTGGCGGCAACGCGTCGTGGTTCGCCGGCGGCATGCTGGCGCCATGGTGCGAGCGCGAAAGCGCGGAGCAGCCGGTGCTGGATCTCGGACGCGACGCTGCCGACTGGTGGGATGCGGTGCTGTCGGGTCAGGTGACACGGGCCGGGACATTGGTCGTGGCCGCGCCGCGTGATGCCGGTGAGCTTGACCGGTTCGCCAGTCGCACGTCAGGGCATAGGCGCGTCGATGAAAACGAAATTGCGCTCCTGGAACCCGACCTCGCCGGCCGCTTCCGGCGTGGATTGCTCTTCCCCAACGAGGCTCACCTCGACCCACGCCAGGCGATGGCGGCACTTCATGACAACCTTGCGACCATGGGTGTCAAATTCCACTTCGGCTGCGACGCCCGGCCTGTTTCGGGTTTCGCCCGTCAGATAGACTGCATGGGAATGGCAGCGGCCGATGACAGGCTGCGCGGTGTTCGCGGCGAAATGCTGATCCTTCGCACGCCTGATGTCTCGCTGTCGCGGCCGGTCCGTTTGCTTCATCCACGCTTTCCGCTTTATGCCGTGCCGCGCACCGATCACCGTTTCATGATCGGAGCGACGATGATTGAAAGCCAGAGCGCCGGACCGGTGACGGCGCGTTCCATGATGGAGCTGCTGGGCGCCGCCCATGCCCTCCATCCGGCCTTTGGTGAGGCCGAGATCGTTGAAACCGGTGTGGGTGTCCGTCCGGCATTTCCCGACAATTTGCCACGCGTCGAAACAGACGGTGAGATCATCGCGATCAACGGTCTTTATCGTCACGGTTTTCTCCTCGCCCCCGCCATGGCGCGCCAGGCTGCCGGCCTGGTTTTCAGTCAAGACAGAACCAAGGAGCATGCTCATGAAACTGATGGTCAACGGCGAGGCGCGTGA
- the thiC gene encoding phosphomethylpyrimidine synthase ThiC: MNALTPAVSTGPLPASRKIHKPGVLYPQIRVPMREISVHPTAGEPPVTVYDPSGPYTDPSVQTSIEKGLARLRHEWVTARCDVEAYDGRHVRPEDNGFATGERLTPEFPIRNRPLKAKQGKAVTQLAYARAGIITPEMEFVAIRENLGREVMRGKLQRDGEAFGAAIPDFVTPEFVRDEVARGRAIIPANINHPESEPMIIGRNFLVKINANIGNSAVTSSMAEEVEKMVWAIRWGADTVMDLSTGRNIHNIRDWIVRNAPVPIGTVPLYQALEKVGGIAEDLNWEVYRDTLIEQAEQGVDYFTIHAGVRLHYIPLTVDRVTGIVSRGGSIMAKWCLHHHRESFLYEHFEEICDIARAYDVSFSLGDGLRPGSIADANDAAQFAELETLGELTKIAWAKDCQVMIEGPGHVPMHKIRQNMDKQLAVCGEAPFYTLGPLTTDIAPGYDHITSGIGAAMIGWFGTAMLCYVTPKEHLGLPDRNDVKIGVITYKIAAHAADLAKGHPAAKTRDDALSRARFEFRWEDQFNLSLDPETARSFHDQTLPKEAHKLAHFCSMCGPKFCSMRISHDIRAEAQKEGMAAMAAKYREGGDLYMPADETGVPVVPEAPKPS, from the coding sequence ATGAATGCCCTCACCCCCGCCGTGTCGACGGGACCACTGCCCGCCTCGCGGAAAATCCACAAGCCCGGCGTCCTCTACCCGCAGATCAGGGTGCCGATGCGCGAGATTTCCGTCCATCCGACGGCCGGCGAACCGCCCGTCACCGTCTACGATCCGTCCGGCCCCTACACCGATCCATCAGTCCAAACCAGCATCGAAAAAGGCCTTGCCCGGCTTCGCCACGAATGGGTCACGGCGCGTTGCGATGTCGAAGCCTATGACGGCCGCCACGTCCGGCCGGAAGACAATGGATTCGCCACCGGCGAGCGCCTGACACCGGAATTTCCGATACGCAATCGGCCGCTCAAGGCCAAGCAGGGCAAGGCGGTGACCCAACTTGCCTATGCGCGCGCCGGCATCATCACGCCAGAAATGGAGTTCGTAGCCATCCGCGAGAATCTCGGCCGCGAGGTGATGCGCGGCAAGCTGCAACGCGACGGCGAAGCCTTCGGCGCGGCGATCCCAGATTTCGTCACACCCGAATTCGTGCGCGACGAGGTGGCGCGCGGACGCGCAATCATTCCCGCCAACATCAATCATCCCGAGAGCGAACCGATGATCATCGGGCGAAATTTCCTGGTGAAGATCAACGCCAACATCGGTAACTCGGCTGTCACATCGTCGATGGCCGAAGAGGTCGAAAAGATGGTGTGGGCGATCCGCTGGGGCGCCGATACGGTGATGGACCTGTCGACCGGCCGCAACATCCACAACATCCGCGACTGGATCGTGCGCAATGCACCGGTGCCGATCGGCACGGTGCCGCTCTATCAGGCGCTCGAAAAGGTCGGCGGCATCGCCGAGGACCTCAACTGGGAGGTCTATCGCGACACGCTGATCGAGCAGGCCGAGCAAGGCGTCGACTATTTCACCATCCACGCCGGCGTGCGGCTGCACTACATACCGCTGACCGTCGACCGGGTCACGGGCATCGTCTCGCGCGGCGGCTCGATCATGGCCAAATGGTGCCTGCACCATCACCGGGAGAGCTTCCTCTACGAGCATTTCGAGGAGATCTGCGACATCGCCAGAGCCTATGACGTTTCCTTCTCGCTCGGCGACGGCCTTCGTCCCGGTTCAATCGCCGATGCGAACGACGCGGCGCAATTCGCCGAACTGGAAACACTTGGAGAACTCACCAAGATTGCCTGGGCAAAGGACTGCCAGGTGATGATCGAAGGCCCGGGCCATGTCCCCATGCACAAGATCAGGCAGAACATGGACAAGCAGCTCGCAGTGTGCGGTGAGGCGCCGTTCTACACGTTGGGGCCGCTGACGACCGACATCGCGCCGGGCTATGACCACATCACCTCAGGGATAGGTGCCGCCATGATAGGCTGGTTCGGCACCGCAATGCTTTGCTACGTCACGCCGAAAGAGCATCTCGGCCTTCCCGACCGCAACGACGTCAAGATTGGGGTGATCACTTACAAGATAGCCGCCCATGCAGCCGATCTGGCGAAGGGCCATCCGGCAGCGAAAACCAGGGATGATGCCCTTTCGCGCGCGCGCTTCGAGTTCCGCTGGGAGGACCAGTTCAACCTGTCGCTCGACCCCGAAACCGCACGGTCCTTCCACGACCAGACCTTGCCCAAGGAGGCGCACAAGCTGGCACATTTCTGTTCGATGTGCGGGCCGAAATTCTGCTCCATGCGCATTTCCCACGACATCCGTGCCGAGGCTCAGAAGGAAGGCATGGCGGCAATGGCGGCAAAATACCGGGAGGGCGGCGATCTCTACATGCCGGCGGACGAGACTGGCGTACCGGTCGTGCCGGAGGCTCCCAAACCATCATGA
- a CDS encoding DUF433 domain-containing protein, producing the protein MGTLARIYTPAEAAAVSGIGIKAVHNAIDKRIVDTVPSTARRIGGVVRRALTGEDLLRLKLWYGVGATLPADRRYRLFEEIKAAPRAKTVRADDLLIVDVAEARKQLKARIVDLDEAEAAIGRVKGVMGGEPVFKGTRIPVRMITTMLAQGADEAEVLEGYPKLTPRVIELARMWVAAHPVRGRPKKLVEQGVKIKSSKRVVLKGDPGPSARSRRV; encoded by the coding sequence ATGGGCACACTTGCTCGCATCTACACCCCCGCAGAGGCAGCCGCCGTCAGCGGGATAGGAATCAAGGCCGTGCACAATGCGATCGACAAACGCATTGTCGATACTGTGCCAAGCACTGCTCGGCGCATCGGTGGGGTCGTCCGACGGGCATTGACCGGCGAGGATTTGCTGCGGCTCAAGCTTTGGTATGGCGTGGGTGCGACATTGCCCGCTGATCGTCGCTACCGCCTGTTCGAGGAAATCAAAGCTGCCCCAAGGGCCAAGACCGTAAGGGCCGACGACCTGCTGATCGTCGACGTCGCCGAGGCACGTAAACAGCTCAAAGCGCGCATCGTGGATCTTGATGAAGCGGAGGCCGCCATCGGCCGCGTTAAAGGGGTGATGGGCGGAGAGCCTGTCTTCAAAGGAACCCGCATCCCTGTTCGTATGATCACGACGATGCTAGCGCAGGGCGCAGATGAAGCGGAGGTTCTGGAGGGATATCCGAAGCTAACGCCGCGCGTGATTGAGCTCGCCAGAATGTGGGTCGCCGCGCACCCGGTTCGTGGGCGGCCTAAGAAGCTGGTCGAGCAGGGCGTGAAAATAAAGTCGTCGAAGCGCGTGGTTTTGAAGGGCGACCCAGGTCCGTCGGCCAGGTCGAGACGCGTGTGA
- a CDS encoding DUF5615 family PIN-like protein, producing the protein MRFLIDECLHTSLVAVAQERGHEANHVNWLGLSGETDWDLMPLIIDEDFTFVTNNAKDFRKLYAKEPVHAGLIIVVPQVGPEKQRELFDALLEDLGPEEFLINEVIEIEIENGIAIVTRYDLPSP; encoded by the coding sequence GTGAGGTTTCTGATCGATGAGTGCCTGCACACGTCTCTGGTTGCGGTAGCCCAAGAACGCGGACATGAAGCAAACCACGTCAACTGGCTTGGGCTAAGCGGCGAAACCGACTGGGACCTCATGCCGCTCATTATCGATGAGGATTTCACCTTCGTCACCAACAATGCTAAGGACTTCAGGAAGCTCTATGCCAAAGAACCGGTTCACGCCGGCCTGATTATCGTCGTCCCTCAGGTCGGGCCTGAAAAACAGAGAGAGCTCTTCGATGCTCTCCTCGAGGATCTTGGCCCAGAGGAATTCCTGATTAATGAAGTTATCGAAATCGAGATCGAAAACGGCATTGCAATCGTAACACGATACGATCTGCCGTCGCCCTAG